One Streptomyces lincolnensis genomic region harbors:
- a CDS encoding DUF6188 family protein yields the protein MSLIGSVVERTAFDHQVRLYLQVPAVGGGRGVDAELIVETSFRLRDAGGTWHELEPGTGALLAPVLGLFGQPVTAVDVQGRGDLSIDFHSGASLRVGPDPQFESWHLTGCGITPVTVGPGGEEHWER from the coding sequence ATGTCCTTGATCGGCTCTGTTGTCGAGCGGACGGCGTTCGATCACCAGGTACGGCTCTACTTGCAGGTGCCTGCTGTGGGCGGGGGACGTGGCGTTGATGCCGAGTTGATCGTGGAGACGTCGTTTCGGCTTCGCGATGCAGGCGGCACATGGCATGAGCTGGAGCCGGGGACGGGAGCACTTCTTGCCCCGGTGCTCGGCCTGTTCGGGCAGCCGGTCACAGCCGTTGACGTCCAAGGCCGCGGAGACCTGAGCATCGACTTTCACTCCGGTGCCAGCTTGCGGGTGGGACCCGATCCACAGTTCGAGTCATGGCACTTGACTGGATGCGGTATCACCCCTGTCACCGTCGGGCCTGGCGGCGAGGAGCACTGGGAACGCTGA